The following coding sequences are from one Gossypium raimondii isolate GPD5lz chromosome 4, ASM2569854v1, whole genome shotgun sequence window:
- the LOC105779806 gene encoding metallothionein-like protein 4B: MADARVSVREVVVCNDRCGCPSPCPGGGSCRCTTTETTSGADHKRCSCGDHCGCNPCTCSKDDVAAGTGKLYCKCGTGCTCATCAS; this comes from the exons ATGGCGGATGCGAGGGTGAGTGTTAGAGAGGTTGTCGTGTGTAACGACAGGTGTGGTTGTCCTTCCCCTTGTCCCGGTGGCGGGTCTTGCAG GTGCACAACGACGGAGACCACAAGTGGGGCGGACCACAAGCGGTGCTCGTGCGGCGACCACTGCGGTTGCAATCCATGTACATGCAGCAAGGACGATGTGGCTGCAGGGACAGGGAAGCTGTACTGTAAATGCGGGACGGGTTGTACCTGTGCCACTTGTGCTTCTTGA
- the LOC105779803 gene encoding protein EXORDIUM-like 5 yields the protein MSLHHLLFPILILAFSTASSLAATAEDQTLNTHQAEFFNPKLPPRILSSSKKFEGSSDIVDLRYHMGPVLSSSPINIYLIWYGRWSVSQKLLIKDFINSISPSATPSFPPSPSVSDWWKTVSLYTDQTGANVSRTVVIAKEHSDTGYSHGSHLTRLSVQQVIATAVEAAPFPVDHRNGIYLILTSHDVTVEDFCRAVCGFHYFTFPSMVGHTLPYAWIGNSGKQCPEVCAYPFAVPGYMGGGGPGSLAPPNGDVGLDGMISVIAHELAELSTNPLVNAWYAGEDPTAPTEIGDLCEGLYGTGGGGGYIGQVMRDQKGKTYNMNGNKGRKFMVQWIWSPVLKACAGPNALD from the coding sequence ATGTCTCTTCACCATTTGCTCTTTCCCATTCTAATACTCGCATTCTCCACTGCTTCTTCATTAGCTGCCACTGCAGAAGACCAAACTTTAAACACTCATCAAGCTGAGTTCTTTAACCCCAAGCTTCCACCCAGAATCCTTTCCTCTTCCAAAAAGTTCGAAGGCTCATCGGACATTGTCGACCTCCGTTACCACATGGGTCCCGTCCTTTCCTCGTCGCCAATCAATATCTACCTCATTTGGTACGGTCGTTGGTCTGTTTCCCAAAAACTCCTCATCAAAGACTTCATAAACTCAATTTCCCCTTCCGCGACGCCGTCATTTCCGCCGTCTCCTTCCGTTTCCGACTGGTGGAAAACCGTCTCTCTTTACACTGACCAGACTGGAGCCAACGTTTCGCGGACCGTCGTCATTGCTAAAGAACACTCCGATACGGGTTACTCCCACGGTTCTCACCTCACGCGCCTTTCAGTCCAACAAGTTATCGCCACCGCCGTCGAAGCCGCTCCTTTCCCTGTCGACCACCGTAATGGGATCTACTTAATCCTTACCTCCCACGACGTTACCGTTGAAGATTTTTGCCGTGCCGTTTGTGGCTTCCATTACTTCACGTTCCCATCCATGGTGGGTCACACTTTGCCCTACGCTTGGATCGGCAACTCGGGTAAACAATGCCCCGAGGTCTGCGCTTACCCCTTCGCCGTCCCGGGCTATATGGGCGGCGGCGGTCCGGGTTCGTTGGCCCCACCGAACGGAGACGTCGGGTTGGACGGCATGATCAGTGTGATCGCCCACGAGTTAGCCGAGCTCTCCACAAACCCACTGGTGAACGCATGGTACGCCGGAGAGGACCCCACCGCACCGACGGAGATAGGAGACCTCTGTGAAGGGTTGTACGGTACCGGCGGCGGCGGAGGGTACATCGGTCAAGTCATGAGAGACCAGAAAGGGAAAACGTATAACATGAACGGCAACAAAGGAAGGAAATTCATGGTGCAATGGATTTGGAGCCCTGTTTTGAAAGCTTGTGCTGGTCCCAATGctttggattaa
- the LOC105779698 gene encoding probable anion transporter 5 yields MKSMKFPKRYLIVLLTFVSTCVCYIERVGFSIAYTVAADAAGINQSSKGTILSTFYYGYACSQVPGGWAAQKIGGRQVLLLSFVLWSSTCFLVPLDPNRVTILVVARLLVGVAQGFIFPSIHTVLAQWVPPHERSRSVSLTTSGMYLGAAMGMLVLPSLVKFRGPQSVFIAEAALGVIWSFFWFKYATDPPRSEHQKATATGFGESLLPTKASQKIKVENGGTTARTSEIPWKRILASRPVWAIVVNNFTFHYALYVLMNWLPTYFELGLQLSLQEMGSSKMLPYFNMFIFSNIGGVLADHLITKRIMSVTKTRKFLNTVGFIVSSLALMALPIFRTSAGAIFCSSVALGFLALGRAGFAVNHMDIAPKYAGIVMGVSNTAGTLAGIIGVDMTGKLLEAAKAEYSDLSSPESWRTVFVIPGLLCVFSSFIFLLFSTGERIFD; encoded by the coding sequence atgaaGTCGATGAAATTCCCAAAGCGATACTTAATTGTCCTTTTAACCTTTGTCAGCACATGCGTATGTTATATAGAACGTGTGGGTTTCTCCATAGCATACACAGTTGCAGCTGATGCTGCTGGGATTAACCAATCAAGCAAAGGGACAATACTATCAACATTCTATTACGGTTATGCTTGTTCTCAGGTACCTGGGGGATGGGCGGCTCAAAAGATCGGGGGAAGGCAGGTTCTTCTTCTCTCATTCGTTTTATGGTCATCAACTTGTTTTTTGGTTCCATTAGATCCCAATAGAGTCACTATCTTGGTTGTTGCTCGCTTGCTTGTTGGTGTGGCAcaaggtttcatcttcccttcTATTCACACTGTCCTAGCACAGTGGGTACCACCACATGAGAGGTCAAGATCTGTTTCGCTTACAACTTCGGGGATGTACCTAGGTGCAGCTATGGGAATGCTTGTCCTTCCTAGCCTGGTGAAGTTCAGAGGTCCCCAATCTGTATTTATTGCAGAAGCAGCATTAGGTGTCATCTGGTCTTTCTTTTGGTTTAAATATGCAACTGACCCCCCTCGATCTGAGCATCAGAAAGCCACTGCCACTGGTTTTGGAGAATCTTTATTACCTACCAAAGCAAGTCAGAAGATAAAAGTGGAGAATGGAGGAACCACAGCCCGAACTTCCGAAATCCCATGGAAGAGAATTTTAGCCAGCAGGCCAGTTTGGGCAATCGTGGTAAATAATTTCACATTCCACTATGCACTTTATGTATTAATGAACTGGCTGCCAACATACTTTGAGCTGGGCCTCCAGCTCAGTCTTCAGGAAATGGGTTCTTCCAAGATGTTGCCGTatttcaacatgttcatattctCAAATATCGGTGGGGTTCTTGCTGACCACTTGATCACCAAAAGAATAATGTCCGTGACTAAAACTAGGAAGTTCTTGAACACTGTAGGATTTATAGTCTCTTCTCTTGCATTGATGGCACTACCAATCTTCAGAACATCAGCTGGAGCCATTTTCTGTTCTTCTGTGGCTCTTGGTTTCTTGGCGCTCGGAAGGGCTGGGTTTGCAGTGAATCATATGGATATTGCACCCAAATATGCAGGAATTGTAATGGGTGTCTCTAATACAGCCGGCACCCTAGCTGGGATCATTGGGGTTGATATGACTGGAAAGCTTCTCGAAGCTGCTAAAGCTGAATATTCAGATCTTTCTAGTCCAGAAAGCTGGAGAACAGTCTTTGTCATCCCGGGATTGCTCTGCGTATTTAGCTCTTTCATATTCTTGCTATTCTCAACGGGGGAGAGGATTTTTGACTGA